The Paenibacillus sp. YPG26 genome includes a window with the following:
- the murA gene encoding UDP-N-acetylglucosamine 1-carboxyvinyltransferase, producing the protein MSKFIVRGGNVLTGNVKVSGAKNSVLPIIAASLLGEEGVSIIRDAPPLDDVMTINKVLEYLGAAVTYEQEVITVDAQRLVSCEAPYEWVRKMRASFLVMGPLLTRMGHTRISLPGGCAIGTRPIDQHLKGFEAMGAEINIGQGYIEAKSEGRLRGAKIYLDVASVGATENIMMAATLAEGTTVIENAAKEPEIVDLANYLTSMGAIIRGAGTGVIRIEGVEKLHGVDHTVIPDRVEAGTYMIAAAITGGDVFVEGAIADHLGPVISKLEEMGVAVDVQENGIRVTANKPLRSVDVKTLPYPGFPTDMQSQMMALLLKSEGTSVVAETVFENRFMHVEQFSLMNAEIKVEGRSAIVTGGSNLKGAKVCATDLRAGAALIIAGLVAEGTTEVSGTHHIDRGYVNLAEKLQGLGANIWRVSMDEETEASGSEASAVQEELGIFKIQPTLA; encoded by the coding sequence ATGAGCAAATTTATCGTCCGCGGTGGCAATGTGTTGACCGGGAACGTCAAAGTCAGCGGAGCTAAGAACTCAGTGCTGCCCATTATCGCAGCCTCTTTGTTGGGTGAAGAAGGGGTCAGCATCATAAGAGATGCACCACCACTTGATGATGTGATGACGATTAATAAGGTATTGGAGTATCTAGGAGCTGCTGTTACATACGAGCAGGAAGTGATCACGGTGGATGCGCAGAGACTGGTATCCTGTGAAGCTCCCTATGAGTGGGTACGCAAAATGCGGGCATCTTTCCTGGTCATGGGACCCCTGCTTACACGCATGGGACATACAAGAATTTCACTCCCTGGCGGATGCGCTATAGGGACCAGACCGATCGATCAGCATCTTAAGGGCTTCGAGGCTATGGGTGCTGAGATTAACATTGGTCAAGGTTATATTGAAGCTAAGTCCGAAGGCAGGCTCCGCGGTGCGAAGATCTACCTGGACGTGGCGAGTGTGGGAGCTACCGAGAACATTATGATGGCAGCTACACTTGCAGAAGGCACCACGGTTATCGAAAATGCGGCGAAAGAGCCGGAAATTGTCGATCTTGCGAATTATCTAACCAGCATGGGGGCAATCATTCGCGGTGCGGGAACCGGTGTGATCCGCATTGAGGGCGTTGAGAAGCTGCATGGTGTGGATCATACTGTTATCCCTGACCGTGTTGAGGCAGGAACTTATATGATCGCGGCAGCCATTACGGGCGGAGACGTGTTCGTAGAGGGTGCGATTGCGGATCACCTCGGACCTGTAATCTCCAAGCTTGAAGAAATGGGCGTTGCTGTGGATGTGCAGGAGAACGGAATTCGTGTAACAGCGAACAAGCCGCTGCGCTCCGTTGATGTGAAGACATTGCCTTATCCGGGATTCCCGACTGATATGCAGTCGCAGATGATGGCCCTGCTGCTTAAATCTGAAGGCACCAGTGTGGTGGCCGAGACTGTATTCGAGAATCGCTTTATGCATGTAGAGCAGTTCAGCTTGATGAATGCGGAGATCAAGGTAGAAGGCCGCAGCGCAATTGTTACAGGCGGTTCGAACCTTAAGGGCGCGAAAGTCTGCGCCACAGATCTTCGGGCCGGTGCGGCGCTTATCATTGCCGGACTCGTAGCTGAAGGCACAACCGAAGTGAGTGGAACACACCACATCGATCGGGGTTACGTGAACCTGGCTGAGAAGCTGCAAGGACTTGGAGCTAACATCTGGCGTGTATCCATGGACGAAGAGACGGAAGCATCCGGCAGCGAGGCTTCGGCGGTTCAAGAAGAACTGGGTATTTTCAAGATCCAGCCTACTTTGGCGTAA
- a CDS encoding DUF1146 family protein produces the protein MDSNTVSQLPSSIAVGGLTAIIVSLVSIAAAFWALQNLKLDLVVRNPKGPQGKLLHLLLAVVLGHFVASFVLDYWGYTRMLRYMF, from the coding sequence GTGGATTCAAACACGGTGAGCCAATTGCCGTCAAGTATAGCTGTGGGTGGTCTGACAGCTATCATCGTATCGCTGGTTAGCATTGCGGCCGCCTTCTGGGCGCTGCAGAATTTGAAGCTGGATTTGGTTGTACGCAACCCAAAAGGACCACAGGGCAAGCTGCTGCATCTTCTGCTAGCCGTTGTTTTGGGACATTTTGTTGCTTCTTTTGTGCTGGATTACTGGGGTTATACGCGAATGCTTCGATACATGTTTTAA
- a CDS encoding copper homeostasis protein CutC, with product MILEVIAYTLGDAKVAHAAGADRIEIITAPAEGGLTPSRGLVEEIREHSSIDMRIMVRPHSRHFCYDADDVQTIVRDAKLFNGLGIDGFVFGALTPERRVDEELLNRFIEAAGGLPITFHRAFDEVLDQEEALMTLSRFPQVTHVLTSGAKPSAAEAVDTLRQLQHLATHAGHLRIIAGAGLTVDILADFIQRSGVSEVHMGSGVRVNNHILQPLDASSISEARGWVHRSR from the coding sequence ATGATACTTGAAGTCATTGCCTACACCCTCGGCGATGCAAAAGTTGCTCATGCAGCCGGAGCCGACAGGATTGAGATCATTACCGCACCCGCAGAAGGCGGGTTAACACCGAGCCGCGGTCTTGTTGAAGAGATCCGGGAACACAGCAGTATTGATATGCGTATTATGGTGCGGCCGCACAGCCGCCATTTCTGCTATGACGCAGATGACGTTCAGACTATAGTCAGAGATGCCAAATTGTTCAATGGTCTAGGTATTGACGGATTTGTATTTGGCGCGCTTACTCCTGAACGGAGGGTCGATGAAGAGCTTCTGAACAGATTCATTGAGGCGGCTGGCGGGCTTCCGATCACCTTCCACCGGGCATTTGACGAAGTTCTTGACCAGGAAGAGGCACTCATGACTTTAAGCCGTTTCCCACAGGTTACCCATGTTCTAACCTCAGGGGCTAAACCTTCTGCTGCTGAAGCTGTAGATACGCTGCGTCAGCTTCAGCATCTGGCGACTCATGCGGGTCACCTTCGGATCATTGCTGGTGCAGGCTTAACTGTAGATATACTTGCTGACTTTATTCAGAGATCTGGTGTATCTGAAGTCCATATGGGTTCCGGCGTCCGGGTGAACAATCATATCCTTCAGCCGCTGGATGCCAGTTCAATCTCGGAAGCGAGAGGTTGGGTACATCGATCCCGCTGA
- a CDS encoding F0F1 ATP synthase subunit epsilon, translated as MSTFLLEIVTPERIVFSEQVESLSVRGEEGELGILPGHIPFVTPLKVAPITIKSAKQSTTLAVHGGFVEVQKDKVILLAESAEKSTDIDVERAIAARERAERRLSSSGKQDLIDHRRAELALQRAITRINVSTRSKE; from the coding sequence GTGAGCACCTTTTTATTAGAAATTGTTACTCCTGAGCGCATTGTATTCTCGGAACAGGTTGAGAGCCTGTCAGTACGTGGGGAAGAAGGGGAACTGGGGATTCTCCCCGGACACATTCCTTTTGTCACACCACTGAAAGTAGCTCCGATCACCATTAAGTCCGCGAAGCAATCAACAACGCTTGCCGTACACGGCGGTTTTGTTGAAGTTCAGAAGGATAAAGTGATTCTATTGGCCGAAAGCGCAGAGAAGTCTACGGACATTGATGTAGAACGTGCCATAGCGGCGAGAGAACGCGCTGAACGGCGTCTAAGCTCGAGTGGTAAGCAGGATCTAATCGATCACCGTCGTGCGGAGCTGGCATTACAAAGAGCGATTACCCGTATCAACGTCTCTACCCGAAGCAAGGAATAG
- the atpD gene encoding F0F1 ATP synthase subunit beta, with translation MSKGRVVSIMGPVVDVEFERGQLPEIFNAIRIEKKDQQGNVSNLILEVSNHLGDNLVRCIAMSSTDGLVRGTEVVDSGAPISVPVGEATLGRVFNVLGETIDNRGETAATVKNPIHRQPPSFEELSTQAEILETGIKVIDLLAPYAKGGKIGLFGGAGVGKTVTIQELINNIAQEHGGISVFAGVGERTREGNDLYHEMTDSGVIGKTAMVFGQMNEPPGARLRVALTGLTMAEYFRDQEGRDVLLFIDNIFRFTQAGSEVSALLGRMPSAVGYQPTLATEMGQLQERITSTKKGSVTSIQAIYVPADDYTDPAPATTFAHLDATTNLERKISEMGIYPAVDPLASSSRILTPEVVGEEHYNVAQGVKQILARYKELQDIIAILGMDELSEEDKLIVGRARRIQRFLSQPFHVAEAFNGFPGKYVPIAETVRSFREILDGKHDDLPEAAFLYVGTIEEAVEKAKSL, from the coding sequence ATGAGTAAAGGACGCGTTGTCAGCATTATGGGTCCGGTTGTCGACGTTGAATTTGAACGTGGTCAACTTCCCGAGATTTTCAATGCTATTAGAATTGAGAAGAAGGATCAACAAGGGAACGTAAGTAACCTGATCCTTGAAGTTTCCAATCACTTGGGTGACAATCTGGTTCGTTGTATCGCGATGTCCTCTACGGACGGTCTTGTTCGCGGTACAGAAGTTGTAGATTCAGGCGCGCCTATCTCTGTACCTGTTGGTGAAGCTACTCTGGGCCGTGTATTCAACGTGCTGGGTGAGACTATCGACAACAGAGGCGAAACTGCGGCTACTGTAAAGAATCCGATTCACCGTCAGCCTCCTTCATTTGAAGAGCTGTCCACACAAGCTGAGATTCTCGAAACAGGAATCAAAGTTATCGACTTGCTTGCCCCTTATGCCAAAGGTGGTAAGATCGGTCTGTTCGGTGGTGCCGGTGTAGGTAAGACGGTAACCATCCAGGAGCTTATCAACAACATCGCTCAAGAGCATGGCGGTATCTCCGTATTCGCCGGCGTAGGCGAACGTACACGTGAAGGTAATGACTTGTACCATGAGATGACCGATTCCGGCGTTATCGGCAAGACGGCCATGGTATTCGGACAAATGAATGAACCACCAGGTGCGCGTCTTCGTGTTGCTCTGACAGGTCTTACAATGGCCGAGTACTTCCGTGATCAAGAAGGCCGTGACGTGCTTCTGTTCATCGATAACATCTTCCGCTTCACACAAGCAGGTTCTGAAGTATCCGCCCTTCTTGGACGTATGCCTTCAGCGGTTGGTTATCAGCCGACACTTGCTACGGAGATGGGTCAATTGCAAGAGCGGATTACTTCAACCAAGAAGGGTTCCGTTACTTCCATTCAGGCCATCTACGTTCCAGCGGATGACTATACTGACCCGGCTCCGGCAACTACATTTGCCCACTTGGATGCAACGACGAACCTGGAGCGTAAAATCTCTGAAATGGGTATCTACCCAGCGGTAGATCCACTCGCATCCAGCTCCCGGATTCTGACTCCGGAAGTCGTTGGTGAAGAGCATTATAACGTAGCTCAAGGTGTCAAGCAAATCTTGGCCCGTTACAAAGAGCTTCAAGATATCATCGCGATCCTCGGTATGGATGAGCTTAGTGAAGAAGATAAGCTGATCGTTGGACGTGCCCGCAGAATTCAACGCTTCTTGTCCCAGCCGTTCCACGTAGCTGAGGCATTTAACGGATTCCCAGGTAAATACGTTCCAATTGCTGAGACTGTACGCAGCTTCAGAGAAATTCTGGATGGTAAGCATGATGATCTTCCGGAAGCAGCCTTCTTGTACGTAGGAACTATCGAAGAAGCTGTTGAGAAAGCGAAGTCTCTGTAA
- the atpG gene encoding ATP synthase F1 subunit gamma, which yields MAKGIREIKRQIKSIQSTRQITKAMEMVAASKLRKAQEKAQASRPYAEKLKEVVNGIAAATKGISHPMLVTRPVKKTAYIVITSDAGLAGGYNANMLRAVMDKIKASHSSKEEYGIFVVGRKGRDYFRRRELPVVGEVTELSDSPSFADIKSLAYSAVSSFENEQYDEVYICYNKFINALTQVPTINLLLPFAGPEAAASTEVKASYEYEPSPEDVLKVLLPKYAETIIYGALLEGKASELGAKMTAMGNATKNASKMIGELTLTYNRARQAAITQEITEIVAGANAQS from the coding sequence ATGGCAAAAGGGATTCGCGAAATAAAACGTCAGATCAAGAGTATTCAAAGTACTCGTCAGATCACGAAAGCGATGGAGATGGTAGCTGCTTCTAAGCTTCGTAAAGCACAGGAGAAAGCCCAGGCTTCACGTCCTTACGCGGAAAAGCTGAAGGAAGTAGTGAACGGGATCGCTGCGGCTACCAAAGGAATATCTCATCCGATGCTGGTTACCCGTCCAGTCAAGAAAACGGCGTACATCGTCATCACTTCCGATGCCGGACTTGCGGGCGGTTACAATGCCAACATGCTTCGTGCTGTTATGGATAAGATCAAGGCTAGTCACTCCTCCAAAGAGGAGTACGGTATATTCGTAGTCGGACGCAAAGGCCGCGACTATTTCAGACGGCGTGAGCTTCCTGTTGTGGGCGAGGTGACTGAGCTCTCAGACTCTCCTTCGTTCGCCGATATCAAGTCCTTGGCTTACTCGGCGGTTAGCAGCTTTGAGAATGAGCAGTATGACGAGGTCTACATCTGCTACAACAAATTCATTAACGCACTTACCCAAGTGCCAACCATTAACCTCCTTCTTCCATTTGCTGGACCGGAGGCCGCGGCATCCACTGAAGTGAAGGCAAGCTATGAGTATGAGCCTTCACCTGAGGACGTTCTTAAAGTGCTTCTACCTAAGTATGCGGAGACCATCATTTATGGTGCTTTGCTCGAGGGTAAAGCAAGTGAACTTGGTGCCAAGATGACGGCGATGGGCAATGCAACGAAGAATGCCAGCAAGATGATCGGTGAATTGACACTGACTTATAACCGTGCTCGCCAAGCGGCAATCACTCAAGAAATTACGGAGATTGTGGCCGGAGCGAATGCTCAATCCTAA
- the atpA gene encoding F0F1 ATP synthase subunit alpha, with amino-acid sequence MSIRPEEISTLIKSQIEQYKTEIEVAEVGTVIQVGDGIARVHGLENAMANELLEFENGIFGLALNLEESNVGVVILGPYSEIREGNQVKRTGQIMQVPAGEALLGRVVNPLGQPVDGRGPIATTEFRPVENNAPGVIDRKSVHEPMQTGIKAIDAMVPIGRGQRELIIGDRQTGKTAIAIDTIINQKGNGVKCIYVAIGQKQSTVVNVVETLRKHGALDYTIVVTAAASDPSPLLYIAPYAGVAMAEYFMYKGEHVLIIYDDLSKQAAAYRELSLLLRRPPGREAFPGDVFYLHSRLLERAAKLSDELGGGSITALPFIETQASDVSAYIPTNVISITDGQIFLESDLFYAGQRPAINVGISVSRVGGSAQIKAMKKVAGSLRLDLAQYRELQAFSQFGSDLDKSTQARLNRGARLMEILKQGVNQPLPVEKQVISLYTAVRGYLDEIPVLDVRRFEGEFHNFVDSHHPEILQSIRDTKDLTADNESALKDAIEKFKKSFAVSA; translated from the coding sequence TTGAGTATCAGACCTGAAGAGATCAGTACACTGATCAAAAGTCAAATCGAACAATATAAAACGGAAATCGAAGTAGCTGAAGTCGGAACCGTTATTCAAGTTGGTGACGGGATCGCCCGTGTTCACGGACTCGAGAATGCGATGGCTAACGAGCTGCTCGAATTTGAGAACGGCATCTTCGGCCTTGCCCTGAACCTTGAGGAGAGCAATGTGGGTGTCGTTATTTTGGGACCATACAGCGAGATTCGCGAAGGTAACCAAGTGAAACGTACTGGACAAATCATGCAGGTTCCTGCAGGCGAAGCTTTGCTTGGCCGTGTAGTGAATCCGCTTGGACAACCGGTTGACGGCAGAGGTCCTATTGCGACTACTGAATTCCGTCCGGTTGAGAACAACGCTCCAGGCGTTATCGACCGTAAATCGGTACATGAACCAATGCAAACAGGAATTAAAGCGATTGACGCGATGGTTCCAATTGGCCGCGGCCAACGGGAATTGATCATTGGTGACCGTCAAACTGGTAAAACCGCAATCGCGATTGATACCATCATCAACCAAAAGGGTAACGGCGTGAAATGTATCTACGTCGCTATTGGACAAAAGCAATCCACTGTAGTTAACGTGGTTGAGACTCTCCGTAAGCATGGTGCCCTTGATTATACAATCGTTGTGACTGCTGCTGCTTCGGATCCGTCACCGCTTCTGTATATTGCACCTTATGCCGGTGTAGCTATGGCCGAGTACTTCATGTACAAAGGCGAGCATGTCCTCATCATCTATGATGACTTGTCCAAGCAAGCTGCGGCATACCGCGAATTGTCCTTGCTGCTCCGTCGTCCACCGGGCCGGGAAGCCTTCCCTGGTGACGTCTTCTACCTGCACTCCCGTCTTCTGGAGCGTGCGGCGAAGCTTAGCGATGAGCTTGGCGGCGGTTCAATTACGGCGCTGCCTTTCATCGAGACTCAGGCTTCTGACGTATCCGCCTACATTCCTACCAACGTAATCTCCATCACGGATGGACAGATCTTCCTGGAGTCTGACTTGTTCTATGCAGGTCAACGTCCGGCGATCAACGTAGGTATCTCTGTATCCCGTGTCGGTGGTTCCGCACAGATCAAAGCGATGAAGAAGGTTGCAGGATCACTCCGTCTGGACCTGGCTCAATATCGTGAGCTTCAGGCGTTCTCCCAGTTCGGATCTGACCTCGACAAATCCACGCAAGCTCGTCTGAACCGTGGTGCGCGTCTGATGGAAATCCTCAAGCAGGGTGTTAACCAGCCGCTTCCGGTTGAGAAGCAGGTAATCAGCTTGTACACGGCAGTTCGCGGGTACCTGGATGAAATCCCTGTTCTTGACGTTCGCCGCTTTGAAGGTGAATTCCACAACTTCGTGGACAGCCATCATCCGGAGATTCTGCAATCAATCCGTGATACCAAGGATCTGACTGCAGATAACGAGTCCGCTTTGAAGGATGCTATCGAGAAGTTCAAGAAGAGCTTTGCAGTATCTGCTTAA
- a CDS encoding F0F1 ATP synthase subunit delta, translated as MSRETVVAKRYAKALYEAAAQDGRTLEVEQELTAAVKALTSDKDIVNFITSPNISEEAKWSIINSSLEGKLSQPVIAVIKLLIERGRSDVLSDLLDSYVKIASEALGVANAVVYTTYPLNDQEQQKVAAEFGELIHKKIRVNNVVDKDLLGGMKVVIGDKLYDGSLAGKLERLEKSFRR; from the coding sequence ATGAGCCGCGAGACAGTTGTAGCCAAACGCTATGCCAAAGCGCTTTATGAGGCCGCGGCGCAGGATGGCCGCACGCTTGAAGTTGAACAGGAATTGACAGCAGCGGTAAAGGCACTTACTTCCGACAAGGATATCGTGAATTTTATTACCTCGCCTAATATTTCTGAAGAAGCCAAATGGAGCATCATCAACAGCAGCCTTGAAGGCAAGCTGTCCCAACCGGTAATCGCTGTAATCAAGCTGCTCATCGAGCGTGGAAGATCGGACGTATTGTCCGACTTGCTTGACAGTTATGTCAAAATCGCGAGTGAAGCTCTAGGCGTTGCTAACGCCGTGGTATACACAACTTACCCGTTAAATGACCAGGAGCAACAGAAGGTTGCCGCGGAATTTGGTGAGTTGATTCATAAGAAAATCCGTGTTAATAACGTAGTCGATAAAGATTTGCTCGGCGGTATGAAGGTAGTCATCGGCGACAAGCTGTATGACGGAAGCCTTGCCGGCAAATTGGAACGCCTTGAAAAGTCTTTTCGAAGATAA
- the atpF gene encoding F0F1 ATP synthase subunit B translates to MNYVWENTAITLIAFLILYLLLKKYAFGPLFSIMEQRRELVRQQLDEAKATREQATAYVEEQKQALQQARQDAYDIIEQSKQTSSKQAAQIVELAKNEAVRLKDDAVREIQNEKENAVQQLRSEVGVASVKIASKLIGKEVKEDSVQGELVDQYLKEVGGRS, encoded by the coding sequence TTGAATTACGTATGGGAAAATACAGCAATTACGCTTATCGCTTTTCTAATCCTGTACTTGCTGCTTAAGAAATATGCATTTGGTCCCTTGTTCTCCATTATGGAGCAGCGCCGTGAGCTGGTTCGTCAGCAGCTTGATGAAGCCAAAGCTACGCGCGAACAGGCAACTGCATATGTAGAGGAGCAGAAGCAAGCTCTGCAACAGGCGCGTCAGGATGCTTATGATATTATCGAACAATCCAAACAAACCAGCAGCAAGCAAGCAGCTCAAATCGTAGAGCTTGCCAAGAACGAAGCTGTCCGTCTGAAGGATGATGCTGTTCGTGAGATTCAGAACGAGAAGGAAAATGCGGTGCAGCAGCTTCGCAGCGAAGTTGGAGTTGCATCCGTCAAGATTGCTTCCAAGCTGATCGGCAAAGAAGTGAAAGAAGACAGCGTGCAGGGAGAACTGGTTGATCAGTACCTCAAAGAAGTCGGTGGCCGATCATGA